Proteins from one Carassius auratus strain Wakin unplaced genomic scaffold, ASM336829v1 scaf_tig00024122, whole genome shotgun sequence genomic window:
- the LOC113078055 gene encoding probable G-protein coupled receptor 151 protein, with translation MAVNSTLVSFDGGVQQLEGEDTKIIIPAILSTIGGLGIGGNVLVLVVLIYVFISQSASEANVMLANLSATDLMILSVCAPVRAITYYKRTWTLGLLACRTTEWIQHSCLAVKAFTLFATSQARHNFSSHPQEQSNFRQKNVVITLIIIWTVALLFPVPDIVFSRLKEEGNISLCVSESSFHSQDAMRVFSKMLPLGIYVLPVILSAVCHIRTIFLIKPSSHEESSLARQYEHSLMYLCVIALNTLMLLPEWVSWVWMHHRSGESCKPSVGLLIFAQVCVYLSSMFFPVILLTMHVPLRESLSNLCSLLACRRDKHRIKLEGNGNEMRTVVMRVLDERGCVTRKERHSDASCQTLPDLEHFWSERRNTTVTEDSDPLPWERLNQSNVKL, from the coding sequence ATGGCAGTGAACAGCACATTAGTGAGCTTTGATGGTGGCGTTCAGCAGTTAGAAGGGGAAGATACTAAAATAATCATACCAGCTATTCTCAGCACAATCGGTGGGCTTGGGATCGGTGGGAATGTTTTGGTGCTTGTGGTACTAATCTACGTTTTCATCAGCCAGAGTGCATCCGAGGCTAATGTGATGCTGGCCAACTTGAGCGCAACCGACTTGATGATACTCTCTGTGTGCGCTCCTGTGCGCGCAATCACATACTACAAGCGCACTTGGACACTTGGACTACTGGCTTGCAGAACTACTGAGTGGATTCAGCACAGCTGTCTGGCGGTAAAAGCATTTACACTGTTTGCTACGAGTCAAGCACGCCATAACTTTTCCAGTCATCCTCAGGAGCAGTCCAATTTTCGTCAAAAGAACGTTGTGATCACCTTAATAATCATATGGACGGTTGCACTCTTGTTTCCAGTTCCTGATATAGTTTTTTCCAGGTTAAAAGAAGAGggaaatatcagtctgtgtgtatccGAATCATCTTTTCACTCCCAAGATGCAATGAGAGTTTTCAGTAAGATGCTACCATTGGGCATCTACGTTCTTCCAGTCATCCTCTCTGCTGTGTGCCACATCAGGACCATCTTCCTCATCAAACCGAGTTCCCACGAGGAGTCATCTCTTGCACGTCAATATGAGCATTCTTTGATGTATTTATGCGTCATCGCCCTGAACACGCTGATGTTGCTTCCCGAGTGGGTCTCTTGGGTGTGGATGCACCATAGATCCGGCGAAAGCTGCAAACCATCAGTCGGTTTGCTGATTTTCGCTCAGGTGTGCGTTTACTTGAGTAGCATGTTCTTTCCCGTCATTCTTCTGACCATGCATGTGCCCCTCAGAGAAAGTCTTAGCAATCTGTGTTCACTGTTGGCTTGCCGACGTGATAAACACAGAATAAAACTTGAGGGGAATGGAAATGAGATGCGCACAGTTGTTATGAGAGTGTTGGATGAGCGAGGATGTGTGACCAGAAAAGAGCGGCATTCAGATGCATCCTGTCAAACTCTTCCAGATCTCGAGCACTTCTGGAGCGAACGGCGAAACACTACAGTCACAGAGGATAGTGACCCGTTACCATGGGAACGACTGAATCAAAGCAACGTTAAACTCTAA